A part of Setaria viridis chromosome 8, Setaria_viridis_v4.0, whole genome shotgun sequence genomic DNA contains:
- the LOC140220330 gene encoding disease resistance protein RGA4-like, whose amino-acid sequence MKQAGFRLTNEVASICQDMEWLTATITDSSQGLSQPQEWVLQVQDLAYDIQDFVDIYYWLRIRSLRHTLAHVSNIVQLKESIRTLREWQHATGISSHGASGHCAASSRLPSSSSPHAPEDRLIGIEEPMSELLELVLLPGEFEKATEQLRMSSIKDKTVEQLSTSHAERQKGNLSSLEGPIVEERLCSPTEVQKPRRQLRFVEGNVVEEISLPSPVPAEEQRLRVISIVGYRGIGKTALARAVYDVSNTVHSTSDCSAFDRVAWVVASQCSHAGDLLNNICQQVREQGNDTVTDVYMFKEILRSKRFLFVIDDLQEAGLWYDIQSAFPEAHTGSRVIVTTSIGSVAGACSLDRYIYRMRGLGYSDAEKLFWTKVDCRTNRTPSLEYALEDTLRKSGGLPLALISVANYLCRKRQDLPPGTPGAFEEMNRVLTQCYNSLPDDGHRTCFLSLSTFPQGHLIKRKMLIRRWIAEGLAVGDGVLGAEQVASNRFDELIDRNMVEPVLTGNINSKVKGFLVLGVVKDFIVNKSVSKEFVTLIHNDELLFQNKKVAHPVRRLSVHGGTTRSERVAKGIELDRVRSLTVCNTVPFDFKDCWLLRVLDLDACQGVDKMVVHNICKLIFLKYLSLRGSDVYKLSKKIKKLECLETLDIRETRVETLPIEVLMLPRLAHLFGQFELPQQLKDPATRSKLQAFFSDKSRLQTLSGFVMVENNGFEHIVLDIRLLRKITIWCKHSISSSYKRHLLTSSLQKRLAGRNALDSVSINFGNESINFLNNIGAPCALIGSMKLWGRLKSLPSFITSHDTTLSELQLSSTGLTIEALSLLQNLRRLLYLKLIEDGDGFCGDRFIVQSGGFPSLLRLCFEALKLPQIHIHEGGMSSVTSLLLLCPEFPTCNNTVSKESCTEGGRKISFKKIDSDISSEEIEENDSKRRSKEMNRIDLEMSFNEIDLAKKIETNYSEKLGNIIDLKKHFKGIEHLQRLNELVLHPSVSHEILDAWKEEVRSHVNTPKVTR is encoded by the exons ATGAAGCAGGCTGGATTCCGTTTAACTAATGAGGTGGCATCAATCTGTCAGGATATGGAGTGGCTGACGGCTACCATTACTGATAGTAGCCAAGGGTTGTCGCAGCCACAGGAATGGGTCCTGCAAGTGCAGGACTTGGCCTATGATATCCAGGATTTCGTAGATATCTACTACTGGCTGCGCATCAGGTCTCTGAGGCATACCCTTGCACATGTGAGCAACATAGTGCAGCTGAAGGAAAGCATCAGGACCTTACGAGAGTGGCAACATGCTACAGGTATATCAAGCCATGGTGCATCAGGCCATTGTGCTGCATCATCAAGGCTGCCGTCATCTTCTAGTCCTCATGCTCCAGAGGACCGTCTCATTGGGATTGAGGAGCCCATGAGTGAACTACTGGAGTTGGTGCTGCTTCCCGGAGAATTTGAGAAAGCAACAGAACAGCTGAGAATGAGCTCCATCAAGGATAAGACTGTTGAACAACTCTCAACCTCGCACGCCGAGAGGCAGAAGGGGAATTTGAGCTCCCTTGAGGGGCCAATTGTCGAGGAACGATTGTGCTCGCCAACCGAGGTTCAGAAGCCAAGGCGGCAACTGAGATTTGTTGAAGGGAATGTTGTAGAGGAAATCTCTTTGCCCTCGCCAGTACCAGCCGAGGAGCAGAGGCTGAGGGTGATCTCCATCGTTGGGTATCGTGGAATTGGGAAGACTGCTCTGGCAAGGGCAGTATACGACGTGTCCAACACCGTCCATTCAACAAGTGACTGTAGTGCATTCGATCGCGTTGCTTGGGTTGTGGCATCCCAGTGCAGCCATGCAGGAGACCTTCTAAACAACATCTGCCAACAAGTCAGAGAACAAGGGAACGACACAGTAACTGACGTTTATATGTTCAAAGAGATCCTGCGGAGCAAAAG GTTCTTGTTCGTCATTGATGACCTTCAGGAAGCTGGATTATGGTATGATATACAAAGTGCCTTCCCTGAAGCCCATACTGGTAGCCGAGTAATCGTGACCACAAGCATTGGGTCAGTTGCCGGCGCCTGCAGTCTTGATAGATACATTTACAGAATGAGAGGTCTTGGCTATTCTGACGCTGAAAAATTATTCTGGACGAAGGTTGACTGTCGAACAAATCGTACACCTTCCTTGGAGTATGCACTAGAAGATACCTTGAGGAAATCTGGAGGTCTACCGCTAGCGCTGATAAGCGTGGCAAACTACTTGTGCCGCAAAAGACAAGATCTACCGCCAGGTACACCGGGAGCCTTTGAGGAGATGAATAGAGTGCTTACCCAGTGCTACAACAGCCTGCCTGATGATGGTCATAGGACATGCTTTCTATCTTTAAGCACATTCCCCCAGGGTCatttgatcaagaggaagatgctaattagaagatgGATAGCCGAAGGACTAGCTGTGGGAGATGGTGTCCTTGGTGCGGAACAAGTTGCTAGTAACCGATTTGATGAGTTGATTGACAGGAATATGGTTGAGCCAGTGCTGACTGGCAACATCAATTCTAAGGTCAAGGGGTTCCTAGTGCTTGGTGTAGTCAAGGACTTCATTGTCAACAAATCAGTCTCAAAGGAGTTTGTAACTCTGATTCACAACGATGAGCTCCTTTTTCAGAACAAGAAAGTTGCCCATCCTGTTCGTCGATTATCTGTTCATGGAGGCACCACACGTAGTGAAAGAGTTGCAAAGGGAATCGAACTGGATCGTGTCAGGTCACTGACAGTCTGCAACACTGTGCCTTTCGATTTCAAGGATTGCTGGTTGCTGCGCGTATTGGACCTTGATGCTTGCCAGGGGGTTGACAAGATGGTTGTTCACAACATATGCAAACTGATATTTCTCAAGTACCTTAGTCTCAGGGGCAGCGATGTTTACAAACTCtcaaagaaaattaaaaaattGGAATGTTTGGAGACGTTGGACATTCGGGAGACACGGGTGGAAACATTGCCCATCGAAGTTCTCATGCTCCCACGGTTGGCTCACCTGTTTGGCCAGTTTGAGCTACCTCAACAACTCAAAGATCCAGCGACAAGGAGTAAGCTGCAGGCATTTTTCTCTGACAAAAGTAGACTGCAAACTCTGTCAGGATTTGTCATGGTGGAGAACAATGGCTTCGAACACATTGTGCTCGACATTAGGTTACTAAGGAAGATTACAATATGGTGCAAGCATTCCATCAGCTCGTCGTATAAACGACATCTTCTGACTTCCTCACTTCAGAAGCGCCTCGCAGGAAGAAATGCCCTTGACTCTGTATCAATCAATTTTGGAAACGAATCCATCAATTTCCTCAACAACATCGGAGCTCCCTGTGCACTTATTGGCTCCATGAAACTATGGGGAAGGTTAAAGTCACTGCCTAGCTTCATTACTTCACATGATACTACTCTCTCCGAGTTGCAACTGTCCTCAACTGGGTTGACCATAGAAGCATTGTCTCTCTTGCAAAACTTGCGTCGGTTGCTTTATCTGAAGCTAATTGAGGATGGTGATGGATTTTGTGGTGATCGCTTCATTGTGCAAAGCGGTGGATTCCCAAGCCTTCTGCGTCTGTGCTTTGAGGCTCTAAAGCTTCCCCAAATACATATCCACGAAGGAGGCATGAGCTCTGTCACCTCTCTTCTTCTACTCTGTCCTGAGTTCCCTACCTGCAATAACACTGTTTCAAAGGAAAGCTGCACGGAAGGTGGTCGTAAAATAAGCTTCAAGAAAATAGATTCGGACATAAGTTCTGAAGAAATCGAGGAAAATGACTCAAAGAGAAGGTCAAAGGAAATGAACAGGATTGATTTGGAGATGAGCTTCAATGAGATTGATTTGGCAAAAAAAATCGAAACAAATTATTCTGAGAAATTAGGAAACATAATTGATTTGAAAAAACACTTTAAGGGAATCGAGCACCTGCAACGTCTCAATGAACTGGTACTCCATCCTTCTGTTAGTCATGAGATATTGGATGCCTGGAAGGAGGAAGTAAGAAGCCACGTCAACACGCCCAAGGTTACAAGGTAA
- the LOC117834669 gene encoding uncharacterized protein, protein MLQLRKYILLLASVVAMVTYAAGFSPPGGVWKDTAAGHVAGDSVLRDTHYNRYLVFFYFNATAFAASLLAIILVLIVAYLDDKDKYSNSRIICQYRKNRWIAVQPLQAIMVLDLLSLMGAYAATTYQQDTFATVYSLLLLSFVFIYHVAMMAMASCFTESSGVLEAKEAELLKEEERFRKVLMVLATFAVSTTYKAGLSTTGGILDTTKEGHRNTRLTVLFVFNTTAFIASLFIIMVFLDRKLRKKNAYGFIIVNLVSLVGAYIAGSCRQAGTTIYMVVLVAGVLAYILFLSIRRAKKNHAPEYRPTENEKAAYKVRSLVMLLATLVVTITYQAGLDPPGGTWQDNKDGNMAGDPILLTVNARRYKAFFYCNTVAFLASLQAIFLVQKMRELRHHLLNAVMVLSLLGLLGAYVAGISRDLRSFTLPMVMAVAAVLIIYIATHVLLFKQLDQRYNIKRDDELVENMRKRLLLFAILLATMTYKAGISPPGGFLLLQDNQPGYHAGDAVLSYNFPRRYKAFFLCNSVSFVLSIALNMVLVNPIQYRLAIRRHALSVCTAAGLFGLVGAYAAGSTQHLKTSIYILALSAVVLFFVPIPFMAYGFTGGSTHVMVTTMSNNTTQEAATETNRRDNKATKKKRIHAKRKCLILLGILAAAVTYQAGLEPPGGAWQSSSGDYEAGNPIMHDNRRTRYLTFFYMNSTSFMASIVVILLQLVPKKLFGRYHYQHTYATWQMIVLDLLGLLGAYAAGSTRAIKTSVYVILLFMIAVVASSGIQFVL, encoded by the exons ATGCTACAGCTCCGCAAGTACATCCTCCTGCTGGCCTCGGTGGTTGCCATGGTGACGTACGCAGCCGGATTCAGCCCGCCCGGGGGTGTCTGGAAGGACACGGCTGCCGGCCACGTCGCCGGCGACTCCGTCCTCCGGGACACCCACTACAACCGGTACCTGGTGTTCTTCTACTTCAATGCCACCGCGTTCGCTGCGTCGCTCCTGGCCATCATCCTTGTCCTCATCGTCGCCTACCTGGACGACAAGGACAAGTACTCAAATTCCAGAATCATATGTCAGTACAGGAAGAACCGCTGGATCGCCGTTCAGCCGCTGCAGGCGATCATGGTTTTGGACCTGCTCAGTCTCATGGGAGCCTATGCTGCCACCACCTACCAGCAGGACACCTTCGCCACCGTCTACTCCTTGCTGTTGCTGTCCTTCGTCTTCATTTACCACGTCGCTATGATGGCGATGGCCTCGTGTTTCACTGAATCCAGCGGCGTGCTCGAGGCCAAAGAAGCTGAATTGCTGAAAGAGGAAGAACGATTCCGCAAGGTCCTGATGGTTCTCGCGACGTTCGCTGTGAGTACCACGTACAAGGCCGGGCTGAGCACAACGGGGGGCATCTTGGACACCACCAAGGAGGGCCATCGCAACACGCGCTTGACAGTGTTGTTCGTCTTCAACACCACGGCATTCATCGCGTCACTGTTCATCATCATGGTGTTTCTGGACAGGAAGCTCCGCAAGAAAAATGCCTACGGGTTCATCATAGTGAATCTGGTCAGCCTTGTCGGTGCGTACATTGCCGGCAGCTGCAGGCAGGCTGGCACAACCATCTACATGGTCGTCCTGGTTGCTGGAGTTCTGGCATACATTTTATTCCTCTCCATAAgaagagcaaaaaaaaatcatg CTCCAGAGTATCGGCCAACAGAGAACGAGAAAGCAGCATACAAGGTTCGTTCTCTTGTCATGCTGCTAGCCACTCTTGTGGTGACAATTACCTACCAAGCAGGGTTGGATCCGCCCGGCGGTACCTGGCAGGACAACAAAGATGGTAACATGGCCGGTGATCCAATCCTTCTCACGGTGAATGCTCGGCGGTACAAAGCTTTCTTCTACTGCAACACAGTCGCCTTCCTGGCGTCCTTGCAAGCTATCTTTTTGGTCCAAAAGATGCGTGAGCTCAGGCACCACTTGCTCAACGCAGTGATGGTACTAAGCCTGTTAGGCCTCCTGGGTGCGTACGTGGCCGGAATCTCCCGGGATCTAAGAAGCTTTACTCTCCCAATGGTCATGGCAGTAGCTGCCGTCCTTATTATCTATATAGCGACCCATGTCCTCCTCTTCAAGCAGCTGGACCAAAGATACAACATAAAGAGGGATGATGAGTTGGTGGAGAATATGCGCAAGCGGTTGCTCCTTTTCGCGATCTTGCTGGCGACAATGACCTACAAGGCTGGCATCTCTCCTCCGGGCGGTTTCCTGCTGCTCCAAGATAATCAGCCTGGCTACCATGCTGGGGACGCGGTCCTCTCGTACAATTTTCCGCGTCGCTACAAAGCCTTCTTCTTGTGCAACTCGGTGAGCTTCGTGCTGTCCATTGCCCTCAACATGGTCCTCGTCAACCCCATTCAGTACAGGCTAGCCATACGAAGGCACGCGCTATCTGTTTGCACAGCGGCAGGCTTGTTTGGCCTTGTGGGCGCCTACGCCGCCGGAAGCACACAGCATTTGAAGACATCCATCTACATATTGGCGTTGTCAGCAGTGGTTCTTTTCTTTGTGCCCATACCATTCATGGCGTATGGGTTCACGGGAGGCAGCACACATGTGATGGTGACGACAATGAGCAACAATACTACACAAGAAGCAGCAACGGAGACGAACAGACGAGACAACAAGGCCACCAAGAAAAAGAGAATACATGCCAAGCGCAAATGCTTGATCTTACTAGGAATCCTTGCAGCAGCTGTCACATACCAGGCTGGCCTTGAACCGCCAGGGGGAGCTTGGCAGAGCAGCAGTGGAGACTACGAAGCTGGCAACCCAATCATGCATGATAACAGGAGAACCCGGTACCTCACTTTCTTCTACATGAACTCGACTTCATTCATGGCATCCATTGTGGTTATCCTGCTCCAGCTTGTACCGAAAAAGCTATTCGGTCGCTACCACTACCAGCACACATACGCCACATGGCAAATGATTGTTCTGGACTTGCTTGGCCTCCTAGGTGCCTACGCAGCCGGCTCAACCAGGGCCATCAAGACATCTGTATATGTCATCCTGCTGTTCATGATAGCCGTGGTGGCGTCTAGTGGAATCCAGTTCGTACTGTAA